The Polaribacter tangerinus genome has a segment encoding these proteins:
- the ychF gene encoding redox-regulated ATPase YchF yields the protein MKAGIVGLPNVGKSTLFNCLSNAKAQSANFPFCTIEPNLGVVNVPDKRIEKLEELVNPERVLPATVEIVDIAGLVKGASKGEGLGNQFLANIRETDAILHVVRCFDNDNIVHVDSSIDPVRDKETIDIELQLKDLETVQKRLERVKRTAKTGNKEAQAELVVLLRIEETLLQGVSVRALEFSEKEIDFVKSLQFITAKPVLYVCNVDEKSAVSGNEYVERVKEAVKDENAEVIVLAVGTEADITELDDYEERQMFLADIGLEEAGVSRLVRSAYKLLNLQTYFTAGVKEVRAWTIPIGATAPQAAGVIHTDFEKGFIRAETIAYEDYVAYGSEAKVKEAGKMRIEGKEYVVKDGDVMHFRFNV from the coding sequence ATGAAAGCCGGAATTGTAGGATTGCCAAACGTTGGAAAATCAACTTTATTTAATTGTTTATCAAATGCAAAAGCACAAAGTGCAAACTTTCCTTTTTGTACGATAGAACCAAATTTAGGAGTTGTAAATGTACCAGATAAGAGAATAGAAAAGCTAGAAGAGTTGGTAAACCCAGAACGTGTTTTACCAGCTACAGTAGAAATTGTTGATATTGCAGGTTTGGTAAAAGGAGCAAGTAAAGGAGAAGGTTTGGGAAACCAATTTTTAGCCAATATTAGAGAAACTGATGCTATTTTGCATGTTGTAAGATGTTTCGACAATGATAATATTGTGCATGTAGATAGCTCAATAGATCCTGTAAGAGATAAAGAAACTATAGATATTGAGTTACAGTTAAAAGACTTAGAAACGGTTCAAAAAAGATTGGAACGTGTAAAAAGAACTGCAAAAACTGGTAATAAAGAGGCACAAGCAGAATTAGTTGTTTTGTTAAGAATAGAGGAAACTTTATTACAAGGCGTATCTGTAAGAGCTTTAGAGTTTTCCGAAAAAGAAATAGATTTTGTTAAATCGTTACAATTTATAACGGCAAAGCCAGTATTGTATGTGTGTAATGTTGATGAAAAATCGGCAGTTTCTGGAAACGAATATGTAGAGAGAGTAAAAGAAGCTGTTAAAGATGAAAATGCAGAAGTTATAGTATTAGCGGTGGGTACAGAGGCAGATATTACCGAGTTAGATGATTATGAAGAGCGTCAAATGTTTTTAGCCGATATTGGTTTAGAAGAAGCAGGAGTGTCTAGATTAGTTCGTTCTGCTTACAAATTATTAAATTTACAAACTTATTTTACAGCAGGTGTAAAAGAGGTTCGTGCTTGGACAATTCCTATCGGTGCTACTGCACCACAAGCCGCTGGAGTAATTCATACAGATTTTGAAAAAGGTTTTATTCGTGCAGAAACAATAGCTTATGAAGATTATGTTGCATATGGCTCTGAGGCTAAAGTTAAAGAGGCAGGAAAAATGAGAATTGAAGGTAAAGAATATGTTGTTAAAGATGGAGATGTAATGCACTTCCGTTTTAATGTGTAA
- a CDS encoding pseudouridine synthase codes for MTIFEDDYFICVNKPNNMLVHHAYHSRNVAEEQSLLQFIFEEKGIKVFPVHRLDRKTSGIILLAKDKKNVSKFQELFTNQTIQKVYYGVVRGFSPTEKQIDSPVKGKDANVHKEAFTTLKTLENIILNIPVKPYESSRYSLVEMHPKTGRMHQLRVHTNKISHPLLGDPKYGDKNHNIMFQENFNWKNLFLHAGKLTFIHPFTNKKMVIYADFPEDWLLLFEKFSWKNPIKK; via the coding sequence ATGACTATTTTTGAAGATGATTATTTTATATGTGTTAATAAGCCTAATAACATGTTGGTACATCATGCATACCACTCTAGAAATGTTGCTGAAGAACAATCTTTATTACAGTTTATATTTGAAGAGAAAGGAATAAAAGTGTTTCCAGTTCATCGTTTAGATAGAAAAACATCGGGTATTATACTTTTAGCAAAAGACAAAAAGAATGTTTCTAAATTTCAAGAATTATTTACAAATCAAACTATACAAAAAGTGTATTATGGTGTAGTAAGGGGTTTTTCGCCAACAGAAAAGCAAATTGATTCTCCTGTAAAAGGGAAAGATGCAAATGTGCATAAAGAGGCATTCACAACTTTAAAAACACTAGAAAATATTATCTTAAATATTCCTGTTAAACCCTATGAATCTTCTAGATATAGTTTGGTAGAAATGCATCCAAAAACAGGAAGAATGCATCAGCTTAGAGTGCATACTAATAAAATTAGTCATCCTTTGTTAGGAGACCCAAAATATGGAGATAAAAATCATAATATAATGTTTCAAGAAAACTTTAATTGGAAAAATTTATTTCTTCATGCAGGCAAACTTACTTTTATTCATCCTTTTACCAATAAAAAAATGGTTATTTACGCAGATTTCCCGGAAGATTGGTTGTTACTCTTTGAGAAGTTTTCTTGGAAAAATCCTATAAAAAAATAA